The following are encoded together in the Mastacembelus armatus chromosome 6, fMasArm1.2, whole genome shotgun sequence genome:
- the malt3 gene encoding mucosa-associated lymphoid tissue lymphoma translocation protein 1, producing MIREIVIVCHPVSVCVPVNYKVTLSVLAEGTGILKYQWFTDDDKEVPGGTKADLTITAQKTRLYVCRVNDRFCNCVFSEWVKVKVLDIDKSGLPVDWQGEPHIAVNPKPQTVRQGTKVTLRCVAFGMPTPYYQWYRNGQALRDMTSDTLQIDGATAEHEGSYLCSVSNVLEEKWTESVEVDIVKTDQLPPAAPTATDKVALLIGNLNYSNHPGLMAPIMDVHELANLLRQLGFRVVSLLDLTREEMLAAIDKFIQLLDRGVYALFYYAGHGYEHSGRNYLVAVDAPQPYQPQNCVCVQRVMLSMQQKRTALNVILLDTCRKWYNQDCLPSVIMALKPSGNTVYGYGTGEDAEAFEVQDGGKSTGIFTKYLNKHILQPEKVTHVLEKVSEDLGGDPLVTGKQAVEIKHTLKEPRSLADPVQTTGHTRELQMRDACWRHANELPQKKRVMFLCGVEVEISFSALFSNVLMVFATVKTTGPQTQDCTITLSSIPPMEDIFSGPGRSEEMDSLLFKKSNNPDCTLRLCALQKLEESLVIKVDLHYTHTVSKLRQIESQRIDIGKPLVASCKLYRRRNHAGTDKNYVGTSAQSMGNISSSKPLLHQTPAGPRRPFTRKAECAAKAAVRSNEPEENDENELQDFTL from the exons ATGATTAGAG AAATTGTCATAGTGTGTCATCCTGTCTCTGTGTGCGTACCTGTGAACTACAAGGTGACTCTGAGTGTCCTCGCTGAGGGCACAGGTATCCTGAAATACCAGTGGTTCACTGATGATGACAAGGAG gtaCCTGGAGGTACTAAAGCAGACCTAACCATCACAGCTCAAAAAACCCGGCTCTATGTGTGCAGAGTAAATGATCGCTTTTGTAACTGCGTGTTCAGTGAATGGGTGAAAGTGAAGGTGTTGGACATTGATAAATCAG GTTTGCCAGTAGACTGGCAGGGTGAGCCACACATTGCTGTCAACCCTAAACCTCAGACAGTACGACAAGGCACGAAAGTCACTCTTCGCTGTGTTGCTTTTGGCATGCCCACTCCATATTATCAGTGGTACAGAAATGGGCAGGCACTACGGGACATGACCAGTGACACATTGCAG ATTGATGGTGCAACAGCTGAACATGAAGGATCATACCTGTGCTCAGTATCTAATGTGCTAGAAGAGAAGTGGACTGAATCAGTTGAGGTTGACATTG TGAAAACTGATCAGTTACCTCCTGCAGCACCTACAG cCACTGACAAAGTTGCCCTGCTTATTGGCAACTTGAATTACTCCAACCACCCTGGTTTGATGGCCCCTATTATGGATGTACATGAGCTGGCCAACCTCCTACGGCAGCTCGGCTTTAGAGTGGTTTCCCTGCTGGATCTCACAAGGGAGGAAATGCTAGCAGCTATTGACAAGTTCATTCAGCTCCTTGACAGGGGGGTTTATG CCCTTTTCTATTATGCGGGTCATGGGTATGAGCATTCTGGGAGGAATTACTTGGTAGCTGTGGATGCTCCACAGCCATACCAACCTcaaaactgtgtctgtgtacagAGAGTCATGCTCAGCATGCAGCAAAAACGGACTGCCCTGAATGTAATCCTATTGGATACCTGTAGAAAATG GTACAACCAAGATTGTTTACCTTCAGTCATCATGGCATTAAAACCCAGTGGGAATACTGTTTATGGTTATGGCAC AGGTGAAGATGCTGAGGCTTTTGAGGTCCAGGATGGAGGGAAAAGTACTGGAATCTTCACAAAGTACTTAAACAAGCATATCCTACAGCCTGAGAAGGTCACACATGTATTAGAGAAGGTGTCTGAGG ATTTAGGTGGAGACCCTCTAGTGACAGGCAAGCAGGCAGTGGAGATTAAACATACCCTGAAGGAACCTCGATCCCTTGCAGATCCAGTTCAGACCACTGGGCACACAAGGGAACTACAAATGCGAGATGCCTGTTGGAGACATGCAAATG AACTACCACAGAAGAAGCGGGTGATGTTTCTTTGTGGAGTAGAAGTGGAAATCAGCTTCTCAGCTTTGTTCTCTAATGTCTTGATGGTTTTTGCCACTGTAAAGACAACAGGGCCCCAAACCCAGGACTGCACCATCACTCTGAGTAGTATacct CCGATGGAAGACATATTTTCCGGCCCTGGCAGGTCAGAGGAGATGGACTCTCTTCTGTTCAAGAAATCGAATAACCCAGACTGTACTCTAAGGCTGTGTGCTCTTCAGAAGCTTGAG GAATCACTGGTCATCAAGGTGGATCTACACTATACTCACACAGTCAGTAAGCTGCGCCAAATAGAAAGCCAACGGATTGACATAGGAAAGCCTTTGGTGGCATCCTGTAAACTGTACAGGAGGAGGAATCATGCAGGAACAGACAAAAACTATGTGGGTACTTCTGCTCAAAGTATGGGCAACATTTCAAGCAGcaaaccactgctgcatcagactCCAGCTGGTCCACGTCGCCCTTTCACCAGAAAGGCAGAATGTGCTGCTAAAGCTGCGGTTAGAAGCAATGAACCTGAAGAAAATGATGAGAATGAACTGCAAGATTTCACGCTTTGA